A DNA window from Hydractinia symbiolongicarpus strain clone_291-10 chromosome 6, HSymV2.1, whole genome shotgun sequence contains the following coding sequences:
- the LOC130647106 gene encoding short-chain dehydrogenase/reductase family 16C member 6-like, with translation MITLETLLQNTWALLYLLFQICTLWPWAIIKSFLPKNKKDINGEVMFITGAGSGIGRGMSIKFAELGATVICTDINESSAKETASLVKAKGGNAYSYRLDVTDRHKVYELADRIREEIGDVTMLVNNAGIVTGKHFMKCPDELMIKTMEVNTISHFWTLKAFLGPMIKKNHGHVITISSAAGHAGSPALVDYSASKFGAVGLHESITAELLVVADKVKTTNICPFFIKTGMFGGVVSASPYTLPLLEPEDAVNQIVASVLNDELTVFVPGRLRFVIALKNLSPDMLKKPILDYLCLDDQMSNFIGRNQKKD, from the exons atgataacgttagaaacatTACTACAAAATACCTGGGCACTTCTTTACCTGCTCTTCCAAATCTGCACCCTGTGGCCATGGGctattataaaatcgttcttgccgaaaaacaaaaaagacatCAATGGAGAG gtcATGTTTATCACTGGAGCTGGTAGTGGAATTGGGCGTGGCATGTCCATTAAATTCGCAGAGCTTGGTGCAACAGTTATTTGTACTGATATTAATGAGTCGAGCGCTAAAGAAACTGCTAGTTTAGTTAAAG CAAAAGGTGGTAATGCATACAGTTACAGACTGGACGTTACTGACCGCCATAAAGTGTATGAACTGGCTGATAGAATTCGAGAGGAGATTGGTGATGTTACCATGTTGGTCAACAATGCAGGAATTGTGACAGGAAAGCATTTTATGAAGTGTCCAGATGAGTTGATGATAAAAACAATGGAAGTGAACACCATTTCTCATTTTTGG ACATTAAAAGCCTTCTTAGGACCAATGATAAAAAAGAATCATGGACACGTGATTACTATATCATCAGCAGCTGGACATGCCGGAAGCCCTGCTTTGGTTGATTACTCTGCGTCAAAGTTTGGTGCTGTTGGTTTGCATGAGTCAATCACTGCAGAGTTGCTTGTGGTAGCTGACAAAGTGAAAACAACCAACATTTGTCCATTTTTTATCAAGACAGGAATGTTCGGAGGAGTAGTAAGCGC ATCTCCGTACACTCTACCATTGCTGGAGCCTGAAGATGCTGTTAATCAGATAGTGGCAAGTGTGCTTAACGATGAGTTGACTGTGTTTGTTCCTGGAAGGCTTAGGTTTGTGATCGCCCTTAAAAA cCTCTCTCCAGACATGTTGAAGAAACCGATTCTTGACTACTTGTGTTTGGATGATCAAATGTCGAATTTTATTGGTCGCAATCAAAAGAAAGACTAA